AACACGAGTGGGTCCGCCTGGAGGGCGACGGGACGGCACGGGTCGGCATCACCGACTACGCGCAGTCGGAGCTGGGGGACGTGGTCTACGTAGAGCTGCCCGAGGTGGGCCGCCACCTGCGGGCGGGCGAGGCGCTGGGCGTGGTCGAGTCGGTCAAGTCGGTCTCGGATATCTACTGCCCCATCTCGGGCCGCGTGGCCGAGGTGAACGGCGCGCTCACCGCCAGCCCGGAGAAGGTCAACCAGGACCCCTACGGCGAGGGCTGGATGGTGCGGCTGGAGCCGGACGACCCGGCGGAGGCCGAGTCGCTCCTGGACGCGGCCGGCTACCGGGCGCTGATCGGGGCGGAGGGAGGGGCATGAGCTACATCCCCCAGGGCGAGGAGGAGCGCGCCCGCATGCTGGCGGCGCTGGGCCTGGAGAGCGTGGAGGAGCTCTACGCCGTCCTGCCCGAGGAGGCGCGCCTCGGGCGGCCGCTCCGGCTGCCGGGACCGCTGAGCGAGCTGGAGCTGGAGCGGGAGCTGGGCGGGCTGGCGGCGCGGAACGCGGACGCCTCCAAGGCGGTCTGCTTCCTGGGCGCGGGCGCCTACGACCGCTGGGTGCCGGCGGTGGTGGACGCCATCGTCGGCCGCGGCGAGTTCCTCACCGCCTACACGCCCTACCAGCCCGAGGTGAGCCAGGGCACCCTCCAGTCCATCTTCGAGTACCAGTCCATGATCTGTGGGCTGACCGGGCTGGAGGTGGCCAACGCCTCGCTCTACGACGGGGCGAGCGCGCTGGGCGAGGCGCTGCTCATGGCGGCCAACGTCACCGGGCGCGAGCGCTTCCTGCTGCCCTCGACGCTGCATCCCTTCTACCGCGACGTGGCCGAGGCCTACGCGCGCGGGCCGCGGCTGCGCCTGGAGACGCTGCCCGAGGAGGGTGGGCGGATCGCCGCCGGCGCGGTCTCGCAGGTGGACGAGACGGTGGCGGCGGTGGTGGTGCAGCAGCCCAACTTCCTCGGGCTGATCGAGGACCCGCGGCCGCTGGTCGAGGCGGCCCACGCCGGCGGCGCCCTGGCCGTGCTGGTCGTCGACCCGGTCTCGCTGGGGCTGCTCGCCTCGCCGGGCGAGCTGGGGGCGGACATCGCCGTGGGCGAGGGGCAGCCGTTGGGCAGCCACCTCAACTTCGGAGGGCCGTACCTGGGCTTCCTCGCGGCGCGCGAGCGGTACGTGCGCCGTATGCCCGGGCGCATCG
This Bacillota bacterium DNA region includes the following protein-coding sequences:
- the gcvH gene encoding glycine cleavage system protein GcvH, translating into MQVPEDLRYSREHEWVRLEGDGTARVGITDYAQSELGDVVYVELPEVGRHLRAGEALGVVESVKSVSDIYCPISGRVAEVNGALTASPEKVNQDPYGEGWMVRLEPDDPAEAESLLDAAGYRALIGAEGGA
- the gcvPA gene encoding aminomethyl-transferring glycine dehydrogenase subunit GcvPA, which produces MSYIPQGEEERARMLAALGLESVEELYAVLPEEARLGRPLRLPGPLSELELERELGGLAARNADASKAVCFLGAGAYDRWVPAVVDAIVGRGEFLTAYTPYQPEVSQGTLQSIFEYQSMICGLTGLEVANASLYDGASALGEALLMAANVTGRERFLLPSTLHPFYRDVAEAYARGPRLRLETLPEEGGRIAAGAVSQVDETVAAVVVQQPNFLGLIEDPRPLVEAAHAGGALAVLVVDPVSLGLLASPGELGADIAVGEGQPLGSHLNFGGPYLGFLAARERYVRRMPGRIAGQTRDVDGRVGYVLTLQAREQHIRRERATSNVCTNEALVALAASVYLATLGTRGLGEVARQSALKARYLAAELGRLPGVRLAFDGPFFDEFVVELPQEAEAVSEAMLDRGFLAGLPLGRFRPGWERRLLVAVTEKRSREELDGYVRALGEVLAAWASR